CGATTGTCCAGTGCCGATGGGAGGCGGAACCCGTATTCCACCAGCGTCTCCTTGCGCGAACGGTCCCCGTGGTACATCCCTTGAATCTGGGGGATGGTCACGTGAGACTCGTCGATGAAAAGCAGAAAGTCCTTGGGGAAATAGTCCAGAAGGGTGTAGGGACGTTCACCCGGCGCGCGCCCGGAGAGGTGGCGCGAGTAGTTCTCGATGCCCGGGCAGTATCCGAGCTCGCGCAGCATCTCCAAATCATAGCGCGTGCGCATCTCAAGGCGCTGGGCCTCAAGGAGCTTGTTGTGGGCGCGGAAGTAGGCCAGTCGCTCCTCCAGCTCCGCCTCGATGCTCTTGATAGCTTGCTCCAACTTGGGGTAGGTGGTCACATAGTGCTTGGCCGGATAGATGGCCGTGCGCTCTAATTCAGCCTTGACCTCGCCAGTCAGCACATCCACGCTGTAAATGGCCTCAATTTCGTCACCGAACATCTCGATGCGCAGCGCGTCTTCCTCGTAGGCAGGGATGAGCTCCACCACATCGCCGCGCACGCGGAAGGTCCCGCGCCCAAAGGCAATGTCGTTCCGCGTGTAATGGATATCCACAAGACGCGAGAGCAGCTCATCGCGCTCAATGTGCTGGCCGCGTTCGATGAATACCAGCAAGGCCTGCCAGTCCTCAGGGCTTCCGAGGCCGTAGATACAGGACACGGAGGCGACGATGATCACGTCCCGACGCGACAAGAGTGAACTGGTGGCCTTCAAACGCAGGCGGTCAATCTCCTCATTGATTGAGGTGTCCTTTTCGATGTACGTGTCCGTTTGCGGGACGTAGGCCTCAGGCTGGTAGTAGTCGTAGTAGCTGATGAAGTACTCCACCGCATTGTTGGGGAAAAAGCCCTTGAATTCGCCGTATAGCTGCGCGGCGAGGGTTTTGTTGTGAGAGATGACCAGAGTCGGGCGATTCACGTTCGCGATGACATGCGCCATCGTGAACGTCTTACCACTGCCGGTCACGCCCAGCAGAGTCTGAAAGCGCTGGCCGCGGAGGATGCCCTCGGTCAGCTCGGCGATCGCCCTGGGCTGGTCGCCCTTTGGTTCAAGCTCCGTGATTAACTCAAAGCGGCTCATTGCCTCGGTCCTGCGTCCAACTGCCGGCTTAAATATACCCCAGTTCTGCCAAAATGTCAAGGCCAAAAAGGGGTTGAAATAGCTTGACTTTTTCCGGCGATACTGTTACCTTTGACCGAACGCTATCGTTGCCATTCGGGTTCTGCCATGGAGGCTTTGCCCGCATCACTGGCAGAGCTCATTCGCCCCGTCCTGGCGAGTGTGTCGAGCCAAGAGGAGCTTGTGGCAATGGGGCCTTTGCATTGGAAGTCGTGGGCGGCAGGAGTGCTGCTGGCAGTGGGGGGCCTGGCAAGCCAGGCGAGCACCAAGGAGACCCATGCGTCTTTCCTCGCCAGGCGAGGAGAAATCGGCGTGGCGGCCGGCGGCTGTCACCACGCGGTCCGCGATGAGCTTCTTTCACAAGAAAAGTACACAGGGGGCGCGTGGTGGTATGCCATTAGCTGGCGCGCAAGAAACGGCATGCCTCGCGCTGGGCTCTGTCTTGACGTGGCCACCGGGGTGGTGAGCAACTATGGGGTTTCCGCGCAAGTCCTGACCGGCACCTTACGGCTGGCATGGGTCTATCCTGTGCGCCAGTGGCGCCCATTCGGTCGGCGTACCCAGTTCCTCCTGGGGCCGAGTACCGGGCTTGTTCTCTACTCACGCGTGCAGCGCATCGCCAGAGGCGGGGCCAGCTTCTTCGACGCTTACTCCGCTGCGGCGCTCGTTCTTGTCGGGCCATCTCTTGCCTTCCACTCCCAGCTCACAGACCACCTGCGAATGGAGGCCAGGTCTGAAGTGAGCCTCCTCGCAGTGGGTGGCAAGTTGATCGACCTGCGTGAAAGCAAGTCGTCACTGGTGAGGCCCCTCGCCCCCTGGCAGGCTCTTTTCACGCTCTCAGAAGTGAACCTCCTCTGCCCTCTTTGGGGGCCGGTGAATGCGCGGGCAGGATACCGGCTGTCGCTCCTACGCCTCTCGGCATGGGACTATCTGCTCCTTGCCGCCGATACGATTTATCTTGGTATCGTGGTAGCCCTATGAAAGCGACCAGCTTGGCATACCCGCTGGTAGTGGTACTCACCTCCGTGCTCTGTTCCTGCGCAGACATTCTTGTCCCCGAAGGCGCCCCAGAACTGAACCTGCAGGACTTTGAAGCTGCCTGGCGCTTTGCGGACGAGTACTATCCTTTTTTCACCTTCAAGAATGTCAACTGGGACAGCCTCCGTGTGGCCTTCGAGCCGAGAGCAGCTTGTGCTCGGGGGGACGAACTCTATCCGCTCCTCTTTGCGCTCTTTGTGCCACTCCGGGATGGGCACATTGAAGTGCAAAGCGAGGCGGGCTATCCCATGGTCAACTACCGCCCCCCGAGAGCCGGAGATGCCCGGGCATTTGACCCGGTCCTCCTGCGCAAGTACTTCCCCAAACCTCTCTCAGTAGTAGGTGAAAACAAGATCGAGTTGGGGCTCGTCGATGAAGCTGTGGGGTACATCCGCTTCAGCACCTTCGCCAAGGGCGACTGGGTAAGAGAAGTGGACGAGCCACTGGAACGCCTCCTCCACACGCTCGGCCTAATCGTTGACGTCCGGAACAACACTGGTGGCAGCGGCAAGACCTACGGGTACATACTCCCTCGCCTCATCGATCGGCCGGTCGTGGAGACGGCATATTATTGGGACGGCAGTGTGCGCTCCGGCACCATCCAGCCAGCAGCTCGCCATTACACAGGCAAGCTCGTGGTGCTGATCAACGGCGCTTCGTTCAGTGCTGCGGAGGTTTTCACCGAGCTTCTGCGCCAGCTGCCATCTGTGACGGTGGTCGGTGACACCTCCGGTGGCGGTGGCGGCGACACCGAGCTCTTTGTCCTGCCCAGTGGGAAGAAGCTGAGGCTACCGGTCAAGTACTTCCGCCGCCATGATGGGGAGATGATCGAATGGAATGGGGTCATCCCCGACGTTGTGGTCGAGCAAAGCGTCACGGACATCCTTCGCCAGAGGGACCTTCAGCTTGAGAAGGCCATTGTCCTGGCGCGCAAAGGGCTGTAGACTGGGGCTGCTGAGCTCCCACACCACTTATGGCATGCTGACCACGGGTCTTCCGTCGCTCTGCTACCCCCGCACAAGTGCCTCCCTCATCGGCCCTTCCCCAAGCGCCATGGCGCAAGAGGAAAAAGACCTTGCATTTCTGCAGGGCCAGGCGTATATTTCAACCGTTTTGTAGCGGGCCCCTGCGGCAGCAGGGCTATGGGCACATGAGGATTCACTTCGCGAAAGGATAGCGCGTATGCCGCTCATGACCAAAATGCGTCAAAGTATGAAGACCATCCTGATGATCCTGGTCCTTGCGTTCCTTGCCACCATCGTGTTCGAGTGGGGGATGGGTGGGCTTAAGTGCGGGACCTCAAGCCGGTTCCAACAGGGCGTCATCGCCGTGGTCAATGGTCAGGACATCACGCGGGAGCAGTACGACAATGCGTTGGAAAACGAGCTGACTGCCTACCGCCAGCGCACCGGTTCTGACGTGGATGAGTACGGCATTGAAAGCATCCGCAGCAGCGTATGGGATCTCCTGGTGGAGAATGTCCTCTTGACGCAACAGCTCGAACGGCTCGGCCTCCAGGTGACAGACGACGAGATCAAGCACCACATCTTTGAGCAGCCGCCTGACTTCGTACGTGAGCAGGAGGTGTTCAAGGGCGAAGACGGCAACTTTGACCTCCGCCGCTACCAGGCGGCTCTGCAGGATGATCGTTTTGCCGAGTACTGGCGCAATGTGGAGCGGGCTCTGCGTCTGTACCTTCCGCGCCAGAAGCTGCAAGAGGCCATTGTGGCAAGCGTGCGGGTGACAGACGACGAAATCCGCCGCGAGTACCAGCAGCAGAAGCAACGCGCACGCGTGAAGTACGTCTTCTTCGACCCGACCGCCCACGGCCAGGAGGAGCCACAGGTTGCCCCCCGGGAGGTGCTCGATTACTACCGCGCCCATCGCAACGATTTCCTGGAGCCGGAGAAGCGCAAAATTGACTATGTGTTGTTCAGCACGCAAGCCACTGCGGCCGACACTGCCGAAATCTATCGGCTCGCCGAAGAGATCCTCACCAGGGCACGGCAGGGCGAGGACTTTGCTGACCTAGCGGAGACCTACTCTGACGACCAAGGCACTGCAGACAAAGGTGGCGATTTAGGCTATTTCGACCGGGAAACGATGGTGCAGCCATTCTCGGAAGCTGCCTTTGCAGCCCCGATAGGGGCGGTAGTTGGGCCAGTGCGCACAGTTCACGGCCTGCATATCATAAAGGTGGAGGACAAGAAGAAGGAGGATGGCACGGAAAAGGTGAAGGCGCGGCATGTCCTGCTCAAGTTCGGTCCGCTCCGCGCCACAATCGAAAACGCTAACTATGCAGCCCGGACCTTTGCTGATCGATTGCGTGAGGGTGAGGACTTTTATGCTCTTGCCAAAGCCGAGAATCTCGAGGTCCACCATAGTGACTTTTTTGCCGCGGGTGGTTTCATTCCAGAATTGGGGCGAGACCCACAGACTTCCCGTTTCATTTTCGCCGCCCCCAAGGGAACTACAAGTGGCGCCATCAAAACACCACGTGGGTTCGTCGTGCTGGTCGTGACGGATATTCAGAAGGAGCGGATGCGCCCGGTTGAGGACGTCGAGCCGCAAATCCGGGCGGTTCTGGTGCAGCAGAGCAATCGAGAGCGCTCCAAACGCATGTGCGAGGAGGCCTACAAGAAGATCGCTGCAGGCATGAGCCTCGAAGAGGTGGCTGCCCAAGATTCGCTTGAAGTGAAAACCACCGACTGGTTTACCATGGGGGGTTTTGTGCCTGGCGTGGGGCGCGAACCTCAATTCCTTGGTGCCGCCTTCGGGACGGACATCGGCAGGGTGTCAAAACCCATCGAAGGGAGGCGGGGCTCCTACCTGCTCCAGGTGCTGGAGAGGGAGGAGTTCAATAACGCGGACTTTGAGCAGCAAAAAGCCGTGCTCAG
This genomic window from candidate division KSB1 bacterium contains:
- the uvrB gene encoding excinuclease ABC subunit UvrB — encoded protein: MSRFELITELEPKGDQPRAIAELTEGILRGQRFQTLLGVTGSGKTFTMAHVIANVNRPTLVISHNKTLAAQLYGEFKGFFPNNAVEYFISYYDYYQPEAYVPQTDTYIEKDTSINEEIDRLRLKATSSLLSRRDVIIVASVSCIYGLGSPEDWQALLVFIERGQHIERDELLSRLVDIHYTRNDIAFGRGTFRVRGDVVELIPAYEEDALRIEMFGDEIEAIYSVDVLTGEVKAELERTAIYPAKHYVTTYPKLEQAIKSIEAELEERLAYFRAHNKLLEAQRLEMRTRYDLEMLRELGYCPGIENYSRHLSGRAPGERPYTLLDYFPKDFLLFIDESHVTIPQIQGMYHGDRSRKETLVEYGFRLPSALDNRPLRFDEFESLINQAVFVSATPAEYELEKCQGVVVEQIIRPTGLVDPEIVVKPVKGQIDDLVKEIRERVARNERTLVTTLTKRMAEDLTDYLAGLGIRVRYLHSEIDALERVEILRDLRLAEFDVLVGINLLREGLDLPEVSLIAVLDADKEGFLRSERSLIQVAGRAARNVAGKVIFYADQITSSMQRAIEETNRRRIIQQKYNEEHGITPTTIYKSVEDVLGATRVADAKASRWAREAERTQSLTARWKKMTPMEREQLLEQLEAEMMEAARRLEFERAAELRDQIDALRGRSRKLKVQF
- a CDS encoding S41 family peptidase, which gives rise to MKATSLAYPLVVVLTSVLCSCADILVPEGAPELNLQDFEAAWRFADEYYPFFTFKNVNWDSLRVAFEPRAACARGDELYPLLFALFVPLRDGHIEVQSEAGYPMVNYRPPRAGDARAFDPVLLRKYFPKPLSVVGENKIELGLVDEAVGYIRFSTFAKGDWVREVDEPLERLLHTLGLIVDVRNNTGGSGKTYGYILPRLIDRPVVETAYYWDGSVRSGTIQPAARHYTGKLVVLINGASFSAAEVFTELLRQLPSVTVVGDTSGGGGGDTELFVLPSGKKLRLPVKYFRRHDGEMIEWNGVIPDVVVEQSVTDILRQRDLQLEKAIVLARKGL
- a CDS encoding peptidylprolyl isomerase, producing the protein MRQSMKTILMILVLAFLATIVFEWGMGGLKCGTSSRFQQGVIAVVNGQDITREQYDNALENELTAYRQRTGSDVDEYGIESIRSSVWDLLVENVLLTQQLERLGLQVTDDEIKHHIFEQPPDFVREQEVFKGEDGNFDLRRYQAALQDDRFAEYWRNVERALRLYLPRQKLQEAIVASVRVTDDEIRREYQQQKQRARVKYVFFDPTAHGQEEPQVAPREVLDYYRAHRNDFLEPEKRKIDYVLFSTQATAADTAEIYRLAEEILTRARQGEDFADLAETYSDDQGTADKGGDLGYFDRETMVQPFSEAAFAAPIGAVVGPVRTVHGLHIIKVEDKKKEDGTEKVKARHVLLKFGPLRATIENANYAARTFADRLREGEDFYALAKAENLEVHHSDFFAAGGFIPELGRDPQTSRFIFAAPKGTTSGAIKTPRGFVVLVVTDIQKERMRPVEDVEPQIRAVLVQQSNRERSKRMCEEAYKKIAAGMSLEEVAAQDSLEVKTTDWFTMGGFVPGVGREPQFLGAAFGTDIGRVSKPIEGRRGSYLLQVLEREEFNNADFEQQKAVLRNQLLQRKRNRAFQEWLADLKKKASIKDFRGYYGY